Proteins from a genomic interval of Papaver somniferum cultivar HN1 chromosome 4, ASM357369v1, whole genome shotgun sequence:
- the LOC113274704 gene encoding protein FAR1-RELATED SEQUENCE 5-like isoform X1 has translation MEMPKLYLTTLNINKWRTHHFFYSIQVDSESQMTNFIWADAKSRMDYSYFGDVVCFDPTYSTSRYDMPFVPIVGVNHHCQTVLFGGALLYSESEESFEWVMKTWTRAMHGKAPKVILTDQESAIGGAIARVLPDMHTTQRSESINSCFDGFLRRDMPLCEFVRQYLRAVVATREAENNMDYDTIYTCPVLRFCMCIEKDAASVYTKTIFTKFQEQLTDCFSYSHGRVGKSGTISTYHVSRIGFSHKFRTVIFDSFTKCGQCSCLLYEFAGYLCRHILKVFIVENVQNLPTQHVLKRWTKDAKFGPVVFNQGEEMVVDCQDKITVKYSKLCQDAINIAVKGSTSTKVYNVAVQCLQKAL, from the exons ATGGAGATGCCCAAGCTGTACTTGACTACTTTGAACATCAACAAGTGGAGAACCcatcattttttttattcaaTTCAAGTTGATTCGGAAAGCCAAATGACCAACTTTATCTGGGCTGATGCTAAATCGAGGATGGACTATTCTTATTTTGGCGATGTAGTTTGTTTTGATCCTACCTACAGTACAAGCAGGTACGACATGCCATTTGTTCCGATTGTGGGAGTTAATCATCATTGTCAAACTGTATTGTTTGGTGGTGCTTTGCTTTATTCTGAAAGCGAGGAATCATTTGAATGGGTAATGAAAACATGGACGAGAGCGATGCACGGTAAAGCACCAAAAGTAATTCTTACAGATCAAGAATCGGCTATTGGAGGTGCTATTGCACGTGTTCTGCCAG ATATGCATACAACACAACGAAGTGAGAGTATTAACTCTTGTTTTGATGGATTTTTGAGAAGAGATATGCCATTATGTGAATTTGTTCGGCAGTATCTAAGAGCGGTAGTAGCAACAAGAGAGGCAGAAAATAATATGGATTATGACACAATATATACATGCCCAGTTCTGAGATTTTGTATGTGTATTGAGAAAGATGCAGCTTCGGTGTACACAAAGACAATTTTTACTAAATTTCAAGAACAATTAACTGATTGTTTTTCTTATTCTCATGGAAGGGTGGGGAAAAGTGGAACAATATCCACTTATCATGTATCTAGAATTGGATTTTCTCATAAATTCAGGACAGTGATTTTCGATTCTTTTACTAAGTGTGGTCAATGCAGTTGTCTACTATACGAGTTTGCTGGTTATTTATGCAGGCACATCTTAAAGGTTTTCATAGTTGAGAATGTTCAAAATCTTCCAACTCAACATGTTCTGAAACGGTGGACCAAAGATGCTAAATTTGGACCAGTGGTGTTTAACCAAGGTGAAGAAATGGTAGTTGATTGTCAGGATAAGATTACAGTTAAATATAGTAAACTCTGTCAAGATGCGATCAATATTGCAGTCAAAGGTTCGACATCAACTAAGGTATATAATGTGGCAGTACAATGTTTACAGAAAGCTTTATAG
- the LOC113274704 gene encoding protein FAR1-RELATED SEQUENCE 5-like isoform X2 produces the protein MKMGSRRSLTNEFDLSLLNDFDFSVWNARNNLAESCAKKDSQEFNEVPYEEEEVDMYDEDKNYCMETNENIMPAYGVKNVALDDAIVPLNSTQELFEEEINYIRPYMGKEFESQDEAYDFYNRYAGNTGFSIHRHTTNKYRVEPFEVIQRTFCCNRQGVRDTRAKPVEQRQRNQADIKANCNAAMVITKRFGRWVVTRVIEEHNHKLVSPSKRHNMQSLRFISSSQKQVLVNKRLAGVKTNQMMNYLTVESGGVRNIGFLPKNARNFLSTKRQLELKHGDAQAVLDYFEHQQVENPSFFLFNSS, from the exons atgaaaatgGGTTCTCGACGAAGTTTGACAAAcgagtttgatcttagtttgttaaatgattttgattttagtgtaTGGAACGCCCGTAATAATTTAGCAGAATCATGTGCAAAGAAAG ATTCTCAAGAGTTCAATGAAGTTCCATACGAAGAAGAGGAGGTAGACATGTATGATGAAGACAAAAACTACTGTATGGAAACTAATGAGAACATTATGCCAGCATATGGAGTAAAAAATGTTGCACTTGATGATGCAATAGTTCCATTAAATAGCACACAAGAGTTGTTTGAAGAAGAGATCAATTATATTCGCCCATACATGGGGAAAGAATTTGAGTCACAAGATGAAGCTTACGATTTCTATAACCGGTATGCAGGTAATACTGGATTTAGTATTCATCGGCACACCACTAACAAGTATAGAGTTGAGCCTTTTGAAGTAATACAGCGCACATTTTGTTGTAATCGTCAAGGGGTGCGAGATACTAGAGCTAAGCCTGTTGAACAAAGGCAAAGGAACCAAGCTGATATAAAGGCAAACTGTAATGCCGCAATGGTTATAACGAAGAGATTTGGTAGATGGGTTGTAACTCGTGTTATAGAAGAACATAATCATAAGCTTGTGTCTCCAAGTAAAAGGCATAATATGCAGTCATTAAGATTCATAAGTAGCAGCCAAAAACAAGTTCTTGTCAACAAGCGTTTAGCAGGTGTTAAAACAAATCAAATGATGAATTACTTAACAGTTGAATCAGGTGGAGTTAGAAATATTGGGTTTCTTCCAAAAAATGCAAGAAACTTTTTAAGTACGAAACGACAGTTAGAGCTAAAACATGGAGATGCCCAAGCTGTACTTGACTACTTTGAACATCAACAAGTGGAGAACCcatcattttttttattcaaTTCAAGTTGA